The following proteins come from a genomic window of Pseudomonas cichorii:
- a CDS encoding Yip1 family protein, producing MIHHVWGLFTHPDREWRQIRGEEESIGHMYLTHTLILAAIPAVSAYIGTTQIGWAIGDSPPVMLTHASAIGMTLMSYISMLLGVAVMGGFIHWMARTYDATPTLAQCVAFATYTATPLFIGGLAALYPHMWLGMLVGTAAICYTVYLLYVGLPTFMDIPEEEGFMFSSSILAVGLVVLVAIMAFTVVLWGVGVGPEYTS from the coding sequence ATGATCCATCACGTCTGGGGACTGTTCACGCATCCCGATCGGGAATGGAGACAGATACGTGGCGAAGAAGAAAGCATTGGCCACATGTACCTCACTCACACTCTGATCCTGGCCGCGATCCCGGCGGTTTCCGCTTATATAGGTACGACCCAGATCGGCTGGGCCATCGGTGACAGCCCGCCAGTGATGCTGACCCACGCCAGCGCGATAGGTATGACGCTCATGTCATACATTTCCATGTTGCTGGGTGTCGCGGTAATGGGTGGCTTCATTCACTGGATGGCCCGCACCTACGACGCCACACCCACCTTGGCGCAATGTGTTGCGTTTGCCACCTATACGGCCACGCCTCTGTTCATCGGCGGGCTGGCGGCGCTGTATCCCCATATGTGGCTGGGAATGCTGGTGGGGACTGCGGCCATTTGCTACACGGTTTACCTGCTCTATGTCGGGCTGCCGACTTTCATGGATATTCCCGAGGAAGAAGGCTTCATGTTTTCCAGCTCCATCCTGGCCGTAGGCCTGGTGGTGCTGGTAGCGATCATGGCCTTTACCGTGGTGCTGTGGGGCGTCGGAGTCGGCCCGGAATACACCAGTTGA